In the Acropora muricata isolate sample 2 chromosome 10, ASM3666990v1, whole genome shotgun sequence genome, one interval contains:
- the LOC136887750 gene encoding synaptotagmin-7-like, translating to MQSSQVLLAVGLGLVTGCFVVAVYFIVQYFRNRASRDSHKYTQLCADPSFRSRAIVNPDIPPFCIPQRVPFQLQQPVSALERTDSLKKEQYQNGRTYLSPTVRRVDVRKKAEEQGGMNHEYINPSPLSSPQQLPTTPRTSPRKISPVKKISGGLPMPTPAPERKVAVSTKNPSDNIGKLEFSLYYDQSFRLLQIFVARGIKIACPENDSLPVVLVVATLTFEGRQLWEQTTRPASQSSDPQFNEKLAVHNIISAKLHASALHFQLYDERLKQLIGEVSYSLKGLPPNKLTNQVLPLVPMDLEDSEDSWENSGVDPSYGLGELLISLCHNPTDHKLTVKILSARRLQPFPNGRMNPFVKLDVTFCGRKLSSRSTKTVQHTLAPNFGEMFVFDIHSDKLPQVTLIFKVKHSGKLRDTSIGTVHLGYCVHVEGEYKHWEQAMEKPHLEIEQWHPIQEQFVN from the exons ATGCAGTCGAGCCAAG tTCTTCTGGCTGTCGGATTAGGTCTGGTGACAGGATGTTTTGTGGTGGCAGTTTATTTTATCGTTCAGTATTTTCGTAATCGTGCTTCGAGGGACAGTCATAAATATACCCAACTGTGCGCGGATCCCTCCTTTCGTTCTCGAGCGATCGTCAATCCAGATATCCCACCATTTTGTATTCCACAACGCGTCCCTTTCCAACTTCAACAGCCTGTCAGTGCTCTTGAGAGAACAGACAGTTTAAAAAAGGAACAGTACCAGAATGGGAGGACGTATTTATCTCCCACTGTTCGTAGAGTTGATGTGCGGAAAAAGGCTGAAGAACAAGGTGGAATGAACCACGAATACATAAACCCGAGCCCGCTATCATCGCCTCAACAACTTCCTACAACACCGAGAACGTCCCCTCGGAAAATTTCTCCGGTGAAAAAAATATCTGGTGGATTACCCATGCCAACGCCTGCGCCGGAAAGGAAAGTTGCTGTAAGTACGAAAAATCCTAGTGATAACATTGGCAAATTAGAATTCTCCCTTTACTACGATCAATCGTTTCGATTGCTTCAAATCTTTGTTGCCCGCGGGATTAAGATCGCGTGTCCCGAGAATGACTCCCTTCCTGTAGTTTTGGTAGTCGCAACATTAACTTTTGAGGGAAGACAACTTTGGGAGCAGACAACACGGCCGGCAAGCCAATCAAGCGATCCGCAATTCAACGAAAAATTAGCGGTGCACAACATCATTTCAGCCAAGCTGCACGCGAGCGCGTTACACTTTCAGTTGTACGACGAAAGACTAAAACAACTCATTGGAGAAGTCAGTTACTCGCTCAAAGGGCTGCCTCCTAATAAACTTACAAATCAAGTTCTACCGCTCGTTCCTATGGATCTAGAAGACAGCGAGGATAGCTGGGAG AATTCGGGTGTCGACCCGTCTTACGGACTTGGCGAGTTATTGATTTCCTTGTGTCATAATCCAACGGATCACAAACTAACTGTGAAAATATTGAGTGCAAGAAGGTTACAACCGTTCCCAAATGGAAGAATGA ATCCTTTTGTCAAGCTTGACGTCACATTTTGCGGAAGGAAGCTTAGCAGTCGTTCAACCAAAACTGTGCAACACACACTGGCGCCCAACTTCGGCGAGATGTTTGTATTTGACATACACTCTGACAAACTGCCTCAAGTCACGCTTATTTTCAAAGTCAAGCATAGCGGGAAATTGCGGGACACTTCCATAGGTACGGTGCATCTTGGGTATTGTGTGCATGTTGAGGGCGAATACAAGCACTGGGAACAAGCGATGGAAAAGCCGCATTTAGAGATCGAGCAATGGCATCCGATCCAAGAGCAGTTTGTCAATTGA